In Rhodanobacter denitrificans, the sequence CAACCTGGAGCCCTCAGCGGGCAATGGCCCGATTGAGCCCGATGGCCCGGGCCACGCACCGATCGGCGTACGCGTGACGTTTGTCGGCGACTCACCCCTCGACGAAATGTTCCGCGCGATGCCCTGCTCGACGCCGCTCGAGTGTGCCCACCGCATTGCGACGCTCAGGCAGCTGGCTGAGAACGGCTTCGCTGTGGCGAGTCGTGGCATTCGCCACGACGCGGTGGTGCTGCGCGAGGAACCTGCGGGCGGCTTGGTCGTGAGTCGCGCGGACGGTGCCTCCCCACCCCCGGCAGCTGCACCGTCGGCGGCGGCCCGCCAAGCCGGCGTAAGCAGCTGGAGCCGCGCGATCACGCTGGAGGAGTCGCATGGTGACCACGGTGAGGAAGGCTACTCGGCGTTCGATCTTCAGGTAGCCATCGCATGAATACGGCATCGCGATCTCGCGCCAAGACGATTATGTCCAGCCCTGCCGCCTTCCGCGCCCGGCTGCAGCGCTGTGGGTACCCGGTTGCTCCGCTCGCGCCCGTCCACTGGCGCTCGGCGCGGGCGGTCACGCGACAAAGCGCCGCTACAGTCCCCGCCAACTGCTGGCGTACCCTCATTCAGTGGCGTGCGGTCGTAGTGCTCACGGTTCGGACGGTTCGCCAGGGTCTTACGCGAGCCCAGATAGCTGCCGCGTCGAAACGTTGTTGTGCGCTACTGCGTCGGTCTTTTACGCAGTGCGTCCATTTCAGCATCCGGCCACGAGCCGCGCTGATCGCGCGGCCAGGAATGCCTGTTCGGCCTGTTCTTATGGATCCTGCACTGCCTGTTCTGTGGCGGCCTCGCGGCTTCGCCGGTGCATGGATGCGCCTGCGCAAGGTTCTCCAGGATGGGCAGCGGACAGCAATCCGGTGGGGCCGTCGCCTCGACGTGACACCACGGGTCAGGCAGCTTGGCGCGCGTTATGCAATGAACGGAGCCTCGGCTCTGGTAGCGGTGGTGGTCACTCTCTACCTGCCAAAGATTACGCACACTGAAGTGGAACATTCACCTTCCGCCACGCCCCAACATGGCCTTGCTTCGTCGCGTGGCCGAGCATCCGTCCAGGCCCCAGTTCCGGTGGAGGTGGCACGGCGTCCGCAGGGTTCTGCGACCGCACGCACCATCAATGGCGGAGCAGCGGCTTCCAGCCTACCGACTCTTGTTGTCTTCGCGGACGAAGGCCCCCAGCTCGATGGGTCCGATCGCGCGGCTAGCGCCAATGGCGGCGGCGCCGCCGCTCACGCAAACCTAGACATTACGGACCCGCACAGCGTCTGGTATAGGGCTGGAGCGGACCACGGGATCGACCCGCTGCTGCTCTACGCCATCGCATTGGTCGAGTCACGAAACCAAATGGCCGACGGAACGGTCGCGCCTCGTGCCTATGTGGTCAACATCGACAACGTGGTGCGATATGGGACGCGTGCCGAGATAGTCGACATGATCCATTCGGCGCGCACGGAGCATCGCGACATCAGGGACGTTGGGATCATGCAGGTCTTTTGGCCGTCCCACCGCGACTTGGCGCCGGACCCGGTTGCTCTGCTGGACCCAACGACCAACATCAACGTCGGCGCCGAGATCCTGCGCGGCGCGCTGGCAAGCTCGGTGGATCCGGTGACGGCGCTGGGCCACTACCACAGCTACGACGCGACACGGGCAAGCTATTACGGCCGTGCCGTTTATACGGTCTACCACCGCCTGCAGCGCGCCCTTGGGCGCTTGCCGTCCAGCGAGTTGGCCAGTACCGAGAGAGCGGTGCCTGACTAGCGACGTGGGCGATCAAAGGTAGGCTTGTTTCTGGGTAGACGATTCGTGGTGGCAGACAGAACTGGGGATGGAGTAGGTGTCAATGGACGCGAGATTTACGACACAAGGTTGCCGGCTCTTCCGAGACTCGGTGGCGGTTGCAACTGGCTTGCTCGACGAGCTGATCGGGCTTCGCCGTTCGCGGCAGCTGACAGACGATGGGCCGTTCCGGGTATGTGACGACGACGCTGCCTTCCTGGCGGACGAAGGCTATTCGGACGCGGTCAGGCGCATTGCCGGCGGCCTGCGATTTCCGTTTGCCCTGACGGAACTGATCCCAGCACTGCGCAAGGGCGAGCGGCTGGTGATGGCGGCCCCGGAGGCGCGACCTCGCAATGGGTCGGGCCCGTACGGGCGTTCCCTCATGTTCATGGCCCAAGCACTGCTGCTGGCCAAGCGCATGGCGATGACGAACCGCATCTATTGCCGCATGGCCTTCGACCTGACGGACGCTGAGATGGATGCCCTGGTCGACGCGCACGACTTGGGTTTGATGGAAGCCGCGAACTACGTTCGGGCCGAGTTCCGGTCAGGCCACTATCGGGACGTGATGCTCAAGTACGCGACCTTCCGCAACCAGCCGAGTAAGGACAAGCACGGCATCCTCTCCTTGGCGGCGCGGATCGTCGGGCTCGGCACCGCGCGCCGCCCGCGGGAGGCGCTGCGATGATGGGACGTCGAAATGCCCGCATCACTGTCCAGGACGTGCGCTCGCTTGGCGGCGAGGAGATCCAGGTACTTCGCGAGCTCAAAGCGCACGGTTTGCCATGGTCAGTCCTGTCCGGGATGTCGGTGCGAGGTCACCCAGTCACGCGTGCGCACCTCAAAATGGCCGAGCCGGGGGCGGCACTCCCCGAGTACATGGCAGCCATGCCGCCGGCGCCGAGCGACCGCTTGCTCCGTCGGCCAGCGGCGGCCATACACGTTCCCTACGCCGCCTCGCTTTACGACATGCTCGATCGGGACTGGCGCCGGTCCGGAACGGTCGATGCGTACCATCTGCTGGAAGCGTGGAATCTGTTCGAACTCACACTTGTGGGAATCACGCCACCTGGCGCCATGCCCGCGAACCCGTCAGCCCTGCAGGGGCACACCGCGATGGACCTCCGCGATCTGTGGATCACGGTCCGCGCCATGATCGACAACATGATCTCGTTGTCCCAGTGTTCGTCGTGCGGGATGCCGCTGCTGACTATCGACGGTCCCGACAAGAGCAACTGGTCGCGCCTGCTGCGACCTTGTCTCTGTTGCGAGTGGGGAACAACGATCCTTCGTCGAGCGCGAAATGCCGGCGTCGTAGCGCCTATTACCCTCGCTACATCCACAACCCCATCACTGGTGCGCTTGGGCCTGGTCGGCGACATGCCGCTGACCGGGAGTTGAAAGGAGGATTGGCGGCCCATCGGTAGCGCATGGACCCACTACCTTGGGACTATGCGCTACCAATACCTCCTCATCGCGGCCATTCTTGCGCTTACCCCGATTGCGGCGCCGGCGCAGTCTCATTCACCAGCGCCGGAAGGGTGGCTGTGGTATCGCGAGCAGCCGGTTCAGAAGCCGGCCGAGCCGCAGGCTCCGAAGCCTGCAGCGACGGCGGCCGCGCCATCCGGTCCCGCCATGTGGTCGACCGCGTGGATCCGGGACACTCTGCCGAGGCTGATGGACCAGGCGGTTGAAAAGCCGACTCCCGAGAATGTTCGCGCCTACCTGGCGCTGCAGAAGGTCTCGGTCAATCGCGCCCAGGCCTACGCCCAGATGGCGATGATGGTCACCCAAGGAAACGCCGGCCTGGATGAGAACGCGCGGTTTCCGTCGGCCAGTGCCGCGGCACAGGAAGCGGTTTCGCGCGCACAAGGTGGCCTGATCGGCGGCATCCAGACGCTCGCCAAATCGGCGGGGCTGTTCTTTTTCTTCCGCAGCGACTGCCCTTACTGCCATCGCGACCTGAGCGTCCTTCGCACACTTGAACTCGTCACCGGCATGCATGTGACGGCGGTGAGCCTCGATGGGCAGGGCATCGACGATCAGCTGTTTCCGAACTTCCTCATCGACAACGGCCAGGGAGCGCGCCTCGGCGTCCGAGCAACCCCGGCGTTCTTCCTCGTGCGCCCGCCGAATCTCGACGATGTTGTTGAAATCGGGCAGGGATATTTGAGCCTGGACGAGCTGGAGACGCGAATCGTCGAGCAAGCCTATTACCGGCACTGGCTTGGCGCCGAAGACTTCCAGCGGTCCCGCATCGCCGCGCCGCTTCAGGCGCAATCAGGCAATGCGAGTGCGCCACCTGGGCTGGACGGCGACGACATCGCCGTGATCCAAGCCGCCGTCGCGACGCTCCCGCCAGATCATCGAACCGCGGAGGAGCGCGCTGCGTCCACCTCTGCGGGCCAGCCATCGGCCCAGTAACTACTCCCAGAGGCACGTGCCATGAAAAGGTGCATCACGTCGGTCTGCGGCCTGGCGCTCCTCGCCGGGATGTCCACCGCATCGTTCGCTCAACAGGGCGGACTGCAAGGTCAGATGGACCAGATGTTCGGCCAGATGAGTACGGCGGCACCGCCGCAGGTCATCAATGACGCGCGCCGTGGCGTTATCAGTGGTGGCTCATTGGAGATCCGCTCGCCGGTGGCACCCCCGGGGGCCACCGCCCTGAACTTCGCTCCTCCTGAAGTCAGCGCGGGCTGCGGCGGCATCTCTCTCTATGGAGGGTCGCTTAGCTACATCAGCGGGCAGCAGATCGTTCAGGAGTTCCGGACGATCGCCAGCAACGCAGAAGGCCTAGCGTTCCAGATGGCCCTGCAGGCAATGTCCGATCAGCTGAGCCACCAGATTTCGTGGTTCAGCAACGTGCAGAAGGACCTCTCAACCCATCTGCAGAGCAGCTGTCAGTTGGCGCAGAGCGCATTGGTCAAGAGCGGCGCCGCCTCCGCCATCAACTCGTTCGGCACTCAGGTCGGCCAGAAGCTCGGTACCGCTACCGGCATGTTCTCGGACGCGGCGGCGGCAAATGACGCCAATACGCCGGGCAATTCCGTCGCCAATGCCGTGGCGGCCTCGAACCCCACGATCATGAACAAGCTGGTCTACGGGAACATGGTCTGGATGGGACTCTCCAGCCACAACCTTGGTCAGCTTTTCGGTGGCGGCAATGCTCTTCAGGAAGAAATCATGAGTCTCACCGGCACCGTGATCGTCTGCAATCCGCGGACCGACCACAACTGTCCGGCTTCGGGTGGCGATGACGGGATTGGCCTGACCTACGTCCGGCCGACTCTGCAGCTGGAGGATGTGATGTACGGCTCGGCCAGTAGCAGCCGTCAGGTCCTTTCTTGCGGAGGAGACTCGCAGCGGTGCATGAACCCGACGGCCGGTCCGTGGACGAATCCCGGCTTCCTCACGATGGTCAGCCAGGAGCTCGGCGCCGACGGGACCAGTGGCGTCGTCGGCTCCCTGCTGTCGGGTAGCAGCTTGACCCCACAGCAAATCAACTTCATGGCCAACGCCGGCAGCGCAGGTCCGCTGCTGGTGAACCTCGGACGGTCGAATCCCCCGGCCATGGCAGGTTTTGCCCGCCAGATCGCCGCGCCCTTGGCCTTGGAGATGGCGCGAAAGCTCGTTTACCAGATGATCGACACAGCCAGTGCTTCGCTCGCCGGCATGCAGAATCCCGCGGCCGCGGACTACCAGGCGCAGATCAGCGCCCGTCGCGCCGAGATTGACCGGGAATACAACGCCCTACGCCAAGACCATCAGTTCGACGTCGACACGTTCGCGCTCTACAAGGTCTACGTCTCGACCGCGCCAAATAATGCTCACGCCGATCCGTCAGTGTCCCCTGGCCTTCGCTGATCGGAGAGTTTGATGAACTGGCACATCATTTCCATTGGCGACGAAGCCTTTCTTTTCAAAATCTTCCAGTTCCTGTCGATGCTGAACTCGCCGGGTACGGACCTTTACACCAAGTTGGGCCTGCTCGGCGGCATGGTCGGACTGATGCTGTTGCTGTTCCAGGCGGTCAGCTCGGCGGGCCGCCAGTTCAACGTGGGGGCACTCCTTATCGGGGTGGTGATGTTCACGGTCTTCTTCGGGACGTCCACGAATGTGACGCTGGAGGATTACCACACGGGGCGAACGGACATCGTGAGCGGTGTGCCCCTTGGCACGGCGTTCGTTGGAACCATGGTCTCGCAGTCCGGCGCATCGCTTATCGACATCTTCCAGCAGGGTACGACGGTTCCCGGGCACGAAGTCATGCACGAGAACTATGCATTGGAGGCCTTGTCATCCCTGCGCGGCCTGACCACCGGCAACCTGTGCGACGGCAATGCAACGCTGTGCCCGTTCACGCACACGCTGGTGGCGTATATCCACGACTGCGTTCTACCGACCTACAACGGCATTGGTCGGAACGGGCAGACGGGCTGGTGGGCTGGTGACCCGTCCACGGCTGACAACGCACTGTCGGCCATGGCCGTCACCAATGATTTTCTCTCGACAACGGATAGCCTGCACGACTCCGGCAGCGCTCCCACGGCACAGACCTGCACGACCACCTACAGCGACCTCGTGAAGGCGTCGGCGACGACGCGCGTCTCCGACGCGATGGCGGCCCAGGCGCTGGCCTCCGCGCATCAGGCCGTGCCGGTCGGCGCACCGCCGGGCACGGCCACGGCGAAGGCGCAGGATATGCTCAACAATTCCTACACCGCGATCACGTCGGCCATCGGTGATGCACAAGGCGCGGCGTCAAGCACCATGCTGAACGCGGTTGCCGCTGATGCGATGCACGCCAGCCTGGAAAGGGGGCGACTCGCCGGCAGTGGCGATGTTGCAAACGCCGCCCTGATCGCGAGCGGGGCCATGGCGCGTGACGTGCGCTACGCGGCCGAGCAGTCCATGTTCGGCCGCACGCTGGTGGCGACGATTACGCTTTTCGAGGGCGTCATTTACGGTATGGCGCCATTCGTGGCCTTCCTGATCCCGCTGGGAGCGGTCGGTATCAAGTTCCTGGTGCGCTACCTGCAGCTGCTGCTGTGGCTGTTCCTGTGGCTGCCGCTCATGAGCTTCGTGAACCTGTACGAGATCATGGCCGTCACTCGCGAGATGAATGCGCTGTCACCGGCGCGCGGCGGTGGCTCGTTGTATTCGATGGTCGGCATCATGGAGGTACAGAACTCCGCAGCCGATTGGGTAGCGCTGGGTGGGTGGTTCACCACCAGCGTGATCGGCTTCAGCGGCATGGTGGTGTTCGGTAGCGTGGCCGCTTTCCAGAGCATCGCGAGTGCTGCTCATGGGCCGGACGCAGTGGACCCGAGCGGTCTGGCGCCGAACGTGATGGATTCGGCGCCGCTGGTACACCAGGGCAACATGTTCGCCTCTTCCGGTGGCACGGCCATGATGCGCAGCGGCGCGGCCGACTTCACGGTATCGCTCGGCGGCGGTCTGAGCGCGCAGGAAAGCGTCAAGCACAAGGAGCTTGTGTCTGCCATGGAAGGATTCGGCATGAGTCGAGCTGATGCGCAGAAGGCCACGTGGCAGGATGCGGTCCAATGGGCGAACACCGTTGCGCGACGCGCGAATGAAACGGGAGGCGTGACCCACGAGCAGGGCGACAAGTCCTCGGATGCATTGAAAACCGCGGACGCTGTTTCGCGCGGCGTCAACGGAGGGATCACGGTTACGGCGCATGGCGCTGCCGGCCTCGGTGCAGAAGACGTTGGCGCGACTCTCAATGTCAAGGCCGGAGTCACCGGACAGACGGGGGCACAGCACGCGCAAACCAGTTCTGTCGGGAAGGAGCATTCGAGTACCACCACCTCCGGGTACAGCGCGACGGACTCCCGATCGTCAAGCGTCGACCAGTCTCTCGCAAACTCCACAACCAATGGCTTGATCTACAACCATGGGCACGATCAGGCATGGAACCATCGCCTGGATCAGACCATCTCTCAGATGCGTGAGTACGACCAGACCCTCAGCCAGCACGCGAGCATTGAGGCCAAGGCATCGGTAAGCGGCGCACAGATTGGTTCCGCCCTGCCGCGTAATGAAGAGGCCTATCAGTCCGTCATGGGGGCGGTTCACGACCTCGGTGGTGGCGAACATTTCGAGACGCTTAGCGGGCAGCTCGCGTCGGTATTCCCCACGGAGCGGGAGGCGCGCGCCGTGGCTGCGATGGAGACGCTCCAGTACCTCTCGGACACCGGTGGCACCCAAGGTTCGTCTGCCGTGAAGATCGGCGCGATGCACGCTCTCATGGATGGCATGAAGGCGGTGAACCCCGGCCTCCCGTCGGAGCTTGGCTCCTCCGCCATGTCGATGCTGGGCGCTGGCGCGGCGGCGGACCGTGCCCAGATCCACGCGGGTGCGGGCGGTATTACCGAGAAGGTCGATCGCGTGATGGACGGGCACCGGGAGCCGCTGGAGCAGGATGTGCAGCTGGGCCATCCCAGCGCAATGCATCGCAGCTCTGGCCAGGACGCTTTGTGGGGTTCTGGCGCGGCGGCCGCGTCCAGCGCATTCGAGCGCCCGACAGAGCAAATCGCGGCACACCAGCGCAGCAACGACTCGGTATGGGATAACCTGAAACAGGTCACGACGCTTCCCTCGACCACGACGGAAATCGGGGCGATGAAATCCATCGGGGAGGACGACAGGGCTCGGCCGGAGACGCCGGGCCTGAAGCCGCTTCAAGGTCAGGTAACTTCGGTCGACCCCAAGGTTGGCGTTCAAGCGCCGCCAGACCACAGTCGATAATGTTGCTGGAAGTCCTGGGGAACCAGGACCTCCAGCACCATAGGTCGGCAATCAGTCGCCGAAAGGACCTGACGTGGAGGCGTTGATGCCGTGGCCGGCGCTGGTAATGCCGAAGACATTGCCGTTCATATCGACGCCGTCATGCATCGGCGTGCCGTCAACGTTCATCCCCTCGAAGCCCTCATCGCGAATCATCGGGGTGCGACGACGCCGGCCACGATCGACAGCCGATGGGGCGACCGCATGCAGCAGGCGGCCGAGCGCGATGAACACCGCGAAAATGATGACGGTAATACCAATGAACTCAAACATCGGTCGCTCCTTGCGCGTGCATCCCATCTACTGAGATCCAGCCTAGCGCGCCGCCATTGTTGCGCAAGGGGCGCCTCGAGTGCCACCCGCGTGGCGACTCATGCGTTGCGAAGGGCGTCAGCCGTTATTGAGCTGGGCAGCCCACGATGAGCACCGGTTGGTCATTGGCGCCGGTCCGAGCGGCCCCTACCAGAGCCGGTGGCGTCACCTTGACCTGTTCGCAGCTCGTCAACGCCGTTGAGGCGGCGGCAATCGGTTTCGTGGCTCGCTGGACGGTGCTGCAACCCGCGAGGGCGACGGCGGCGAGGCCGAACGTGGCGGCAAGGACGATCGAACGATGCATGGGAGAGCCTAGGCGGGTCGATGGAGACATGTTGAATCACGACCGACTGCTCGACGGGCCTCCGTTGCCGGCTTGAAGGCGCTACGGGTCGCCCGACGATCCACTCCTCGTCCTCCAGACTGGCCCTTACTTTGGAGGGCCTTTGATGGAAACGGTTGAGTTGCCCGTCCACCTGGACGATCCGAAATACTTTCTGGTCTTCACCATCGAAGACGCCATGCTGTTTATCGGCGCCATGGGTCTCGGCGTGCTGTTGCACGCACTGGGATACCTGATGCTGATTGGGTTCGGTGTTTCCTACCTGTCATCGCGCTTCCGTGGTGCGGTCCCCGAAGGCAGGCTTCAGCACATCCTGTATTGGCACGGCGTGCCGATCGGCAGTGGCCATTCCCTGATCAATCCGTATGCGCGGAGGTTCATCGGATGAACCAGGAAGCCGCCGCACGTCGCTTCTCCGGCCTCCACCAGGACAATCGGGCACTTCGCCTGGCCGTGGTCGCCTCGCTCCTGGTCAACGTCGTTCTGGTGATCGGGTTCGTCTTCCGGACCCAGATCGTGACGATCGTACCGTCCAACGTCATGACGAAGGCAACCTACACCGCGAACTCGGCCGACGAGGGCG encodes:
- a CDS encoding conjugal transfer protein TraH — encoded protein: MKRCITSVCGLALLAGMSTASFAQQGGLQGQMDQMFGQMSTAAPPQVINDARRGVISGGSLEIRSPVAPPGATALNFAPPEVSAGCGGISLYGGSLSYISGQQIVQEFRTIASNAEGLAFQMALQAMSDQLSHQISWFSNVQKDLSTHLQSSCQLAQSALVKSGAASAINSFGTQVGQKLGTATGMFSDAAAANDANTPGNSVANAVAASNPTIMNKLVYGNMVWMGLSSHNLGQLFGGGNALQEEIMSLTGTVIVCNPRTDHNCPASGGDDGIGLTYVRPTLQLEDVMYGSASSSRQVLSCGGDSQRCMNPTAGPWTNPGFLTMVSQELGADGTSGVVGSLLSGSSLTPQQINFMANAGSAGPLLVNLGRSNPPAMAGFARQIAAPLALEMARKLVYQMIDTASASLAGMQNPAAADYQAQISARRAEIDREYNALRQDHQFDVDTFALYKVYVSTAPNNAHADPSVSPGLR
- a CDS encoding TraL protein — encoded protein: METVELPVHLDDPKYFLVFTIEDAMLFIGAMGLGVLLHALGYLMLIGFGVSYLSSRFRGAVPEGRLQHILYWHGVPIGSGHSLINPYARRFIG
- a CDS encoding conjugal transfer protein TraF, whose product is MRYQYLLIAAILALTPIAAPAQSHSPAPEGWLWYREQPVQKPAEPQAPKPAATAAAPSGPAMWSTAWIRDTLPRLMDQAVEKPTPENVRAYLALQKVSVNRAQAYAQMAMMVTQGNAGLDENARFPSASAAAQEAVSRAQGGLIGGIQTLAKSAGLFFFFRSDCPYCHRDLSVLRTLELVTGMHVTAVSLDGQGIDDQLFPNFLIDNGQGARLGVRATPAFFLVRPPNLDDVVEIGQGYLSLDELETRIVEQAYYRHWLGAEDFQRSRIAAPLQAQSGNASAPPGLDGDDIAVIQAAVATLPPDHRTAEERAASTSAGQPSAQ
- a CDS encoding lytic transglycosylase domain-containing protein; the encoded protein is MRLRKVLQDGQRTAIRWGRRLDVTPRVRQLGARYAMNGASALVAVVVTLYLPKITHTEVEHSPSATPQHGLASSRGRASVQAPVPVEVARRPQGSATARTINGGAAASSLPTLVVFADEGPQLDGSDRAASANGGGAAAHANLDITDPHSVWYRAGADHGIDPLLLYAIALVESRNQMADGTVAPRAYVVNIDNVVRYGTRAEIVDMIHSARTEHRDIRDVGIMQVFWPSHRDLAPDPVALLDPTTNINVGAEILRGALASSVDPVTALGHYHSYDATRASYYGRAVYTVYHRLQRALGRLPSSELASTERAVPD
- a CDS encoding conjugal transfer protein TraG N-terminal domain-containing protein, with product MNWHIISIGDEAFLFKIFQFLSMLNSPGTDLYTKLGLLGGMVGLMLLLFQAVSSAGRQFNVGALLIGVVMFTVFFGTSTNVTLEDYHTGRTDIVSGVPLGTAFVGTMVSQSGASLIDIFQQGTTVPGHEVMHENYALEALSSLRGLTTGNLCDGNATLCPFTHTLVAYIHDCVLPTYNGIGRNGQTGWWAGDPSTADNALSAMAVTNDFLSTTDSLHDSGSAPTAQTCTTTYSDLVKASATTRVSDAMAAQALASAHQAVPVGAPPGTATAKAQDMLNNSYTAITSAIGDAQGAASSTMLNAVAADAMHASLERGRLAGSGDVANAALIASGAMARDVRYAAEQSMFGRTLVATITLFEGVIYGMAPFVAFLIPLGAVGIKFLVRYLQLLLWLFLWLPLMSFVNLYEIMAVTREMNALSPARGGGSLYSMVGIMEVQNSAADWVALGGWFTTSVIGFSGMVVFGSVAAFQSIASAAHGPDAVDPSGLAPNVMDSAPLVHQGNMFASSGGTAMMRSGAADFTVSLGGGLSAQESVKHKELVSAMEGFGMSRADAQKATWQDAVQWANTVARRANETGGVTHEQGDKSSDALKTADAVSRGVNGGITVTAHGAAGLGAEDVGATLNVKAGVTGQTGAQHAQTSSVGKEHSSTTTSGYSATDSRSSSVDQSLANSTTNGLIYNHGHDQAWNHRLDQTISQMREYDQTLSQHASIEAKASVSGAQIGSALPRNEEAYQSVMGAVHDLGGGEHFETLSGQLASVFPTEREARAVAAMETLQYLSDTGGTQGSSAVKIGAMHALMDGMKAVNPGLPSELGSSAMSMLGAGAAADRAQIHAGAGGITEKVDRVMDGHREPLEQDVQLGHPSAMHRSSGQDALWGSGAAAASSAFERPTEQIAAHQRSNDSVWDNLKQVTTLPSTTTEIGAMKSIGEDDRARPETPGLKPLQGQVTSVDPKVGVQAPPDHSR